A genomic segment from Pseudoxanthomonas sp. CF385 encodes:
- a CDS encoding trypsin-like peptidase domain-containing protein has protein sequence MTRSNTLRCLASLMLVATPLAASAGVTQVAGEASRTPAQAAPAWKLAPFPASTTIGQGYRELALERLVELEQRNASQRIKATQIGIGRKLASEGIGRTTPALRWVPLRTGGAVARLQIGSPDALGLRVGLQVKGLHPHVELRFAGADDPGRVVAMVTAAEAQSLADAQGLYWTPATDGAAQIIEVYRPAHVKVLQARLQAPEISHLLTNSRNDFKIVKALGDSGACNINAVCRVDALGPAYVQAKNAVAHMVFSTGGKSYVCTGTLINDTTAATQVPYFYSAAHCIGDQTVANTLNTYWAYENTGCTVTNAVRGNPLTGGADLLFVDAASDALLLRLRNPAPAGATFAGWDASPVALDADVMAIHHPAGDAKKVSFGKSVTGSPYPERFAAGWLEGTTEGGSSGSGLFTRYTDNSYRLRGGLYGGWATCANSGNLNNAQNRDFYSRLDLIFPQIKQWIAADPVRENGSQPLVRSAGATAQGQGARTASTPETPALRTRPAIIEGPRSLKPTRTQRER, from the coding sequence ATGACGCGATCGAACACCCTGCGATGCCTGGCCAGCCTGATGCTGGTCGCCACGCCCCTGGCCGCCAGCGCGGGCGTGACCCAGGTGGCCGGTGAAGCCAGCCGCACGCCCGCACAGGCCGCGCCCGCGTGGAAGCTGGCGCCGTTTCCCGCGAGCACCACCATCGGCCAGGGTTACCGCGAACTCGCGCTCGAGCGGCTGGTCGAACTCGAACAACGCAATGCCAGCCAGCGCATCAAGGCCACCCAGATCGGCATCGGCCGGAAGCTCGCAAGCGAAGGCATCGGACGCACCACGCCCGCGTTGCGCTGGGTGCCGCTCCGCACGGGAGGCGCGGTCGCGCGCCTGCAGATCGGCTCTCCGGATGCGCTCGGTCTGCGTGTCGGCCTGCAGGTGAAAGGACTGCATCCCCACGTGGAACTGCGTTTCGCCGGCGCCGACGATCCGGGACGCGTCGTGGCCATGGTCACTGCCGCGGAAGCGCAGTCGCTGGCCGATGCCCAGGGGCTGTACTGGACGCCCGCCACCGATGGCGCGGCGCAGATCATCGAGGTCTACCGCCCTGCCCACGTCAAGGTGCTCCAGGCGAGGCTGCAGGCGCCGGAAATCTCGCACCTGCTCACCAACAGCCGCAACGATTTCAAGATCGTGAAGGCACTGGGCGACTCCGGCGCGTGCAACATCAACGCCGTCTGCCGCGTCGACGCGTTGGGTCCTGCTTATGTGCAGGCCAAGAACGCGGTGGCGCACATGGTGTTCTCCACCGGCGGCAAGAGCTATGTGTGCACCGGGACGCTCATCAACGACACCACCGCTGCCACCCAGGTGCCCTACTTCTACTCGGCCGCCCACTGCATCGGCGACCAGACCGTCGCGAACACGCTCAACACCTACTGGGCGTACGAGAACACCGGGTGCACGGTCACCAACGCCGTCAGGGGGAATCCGCTGACGGGCGGCGCCGACCTGCTCTTCGTCGACGCCGCGAGTGACGCCCTCCTGCTGCGCCTCAGGAACCCGGCCCCCGCCGGTGCGACGTTCGCAGGGTGGGACGCCAGCCCCGTTGCGCTGGATGCCGACGTCATGGCCATCCACCATCCGGCGGGCGACGCGAAAAAGGTGTCGTTCGGCAAATCGGTCACCGGCAGCCCCTATCCGGAGCGGTTTGCGGCAGGCTGGCTCGAAGGCACGACCGAAGGCGGCAGCAGCGGCTCGGGGCTCTTCACCCGCTACACCGACAACTCGTATCGCCTGCGGGGCGGTCTGTACGGCGGCTGGGCGACCTGCGCGAATTCCGGCAACCTCAACAACGCGCAGAACCGCGATTTCTACTCCCGCCTGGACCTGATCTTCCCGCAGATCAAGCAGTGGATCGCCGCGGATCCGGTGCGTGAGAACGGCTCGCAGCCTCTGGTCCGGAGTGCCGGCGCAACAGCCCAGGGTCAGGGCGCGCGCACCGCGAGCACGCCGGAGACTCCGGCGCTCCGCACGCGCCCGGCCATCATCGAAGGCCCTCGCTCGTTGAAGCCGACGCGCACGCAGCGCGAACGCTGA
- a CDS encoding M2 family metallopeptidase → MKHRHLLLALAIGAGVATLAACKKDEPAADTTAAPAAPQGETADQFIARVNDEFKKMYPELTAAQWLSSTYINDDSQLLAAKGNERYLTQLNTWIEQAKKFEGQKMSPETARAIQLLKLATAMPAPKDPAKLAELTQIATKMEGAYGAGEYCTGEGEAKKCRQLGELEDVLRSSRDYDAQLDAWQGWHTIAQPMRKDYTRFVELVNEGSKEMGFADTGEMWRSGYDMTPAEIAAETDRLWGQVKPLYEQLHCYTRTKLQATYGVEKGQVNGLLPAHLMGNMWQQDWGNLWDMLEPYKGAGSLDITGALEKQYQADYQAALAKAGPGPGTDALFQAEREAQLQVAKQMTERAQDFYNSLGMPKLPESYWTKTQFIKPIDRDVVCHASAWDMNMAGDVRTKMCIKPNEEDFTTIYHELGHVYYYLAYNKLPPLFQTGAHDGFHEAIGDTMVLAMTPDYLKSIGMVGEQQQTNEALINAQMRMALAKVSFMPFGLMIDRWRWGVFDGSIKPADYNKAWWDLKAKYQGVAPATARGEDFFDPGAKYHVPGNTPYTRYFLSHVLQFQFYKGLCDAAGYKGPLYNCSFYGNKAAGQKFWAMLEKGAGQPWQATLKELTGGEKMDAGPVLEYFAPLQDWLKQQNEGQTCGWPATAPAAAAAPAKP, encoded by the coding sequence GTGAAGCACCGTCACCTCCTGCTCGCCCTCGCCATCGGCGCCGGCGTCGCCACGCTCGCCGCCTGCAAGAAGGACGAACCCGCCGCGGATACGACCGCCGCACCCGCCGCGCCGCAGGGCGAGACCGCCGACCAGTTCATCGCGCGCGTCAACGACGAGTTCAAGAAGATGTACCCGGAGCTCACCGCCGCCCAGTGGCTGTCGAGCACCTACATCAACGACGACAGCCAGCTGCTGGCCGCCAAGGGCAACGAACGTTACCTGACCCAGCTCAACACCTGGATCGAGCAGGCGAAGAAGTTCGAAGGCCAGAAGATGTCGCCGGAGACGGCCCGCGCCATCCAGCTGCTGAAGCTGGCCACCGCGATGCCCGCGCCGAAGGATCCGGCCAAGCTGGCCGAGCTGACCCAGATCGCCACCAAGATGGAAGGCGCCTATGGCGCAGGCGAGTACTGCACGGGTGAGGGAGAGGCAAAGAAGTGCCGCCAGCTGGGCGAACTCGAGGACGTGCTGCGCAGCAGCCGCGACTACGACGCGCAGCTCGATGCCTGGCAGGGTTGGCACACGATCGCCCAGCCGATGCGCAAGGACTACACGCGCTTCGTCGAACTGGTGAACGAAGGCTCCAAGGAAATGGGCTTCGCCGACACCGGCGAAATGTGGCGCAGCGGCTACGACATGACGCCGGCCGAGATCGCCGCCGAAACCGATCGCCTGTGGGGCCAGGTCAAGCCGCTCTACGAGCAATTGCACTGCTACACCCGCACCAAGCTGCAGGCCACCTACGGCGTGGAGAAGGGCCAGGTCAACGGCCTGCTGCCCGCCCACCTGATGGGCAACATGTGGCAGCAGGACTGGGGCAACCTGTGGGACATGCTGGAGCCGTACAAGGGCGCCGGCAGCCTCGACATCACCGGCGCGCTGGAGAAGCAGTACCAGGCCGATTACCAGGCGGCGCTGGCCAAGGCCGGTCCCGGCCCGGGCACGGACGCGCTCTTCCAGGCCGAGCGCGAGGCGCAGCTGCAGGTCGCCAAGCAGATGACCGAGCGCGCGCAGGATTTCTACAACAGCCTCGGCATGCCCAAGCTGCCCGAGAGCTACTGGACCAAGACCCAGTTCATCAAGCCGATCGACCGTGACGTCGTCTGCCACGCCAGCGCGTGGGACATGAACATGGCCGGCGACGTGCGCACCAAGATGTGCATCAAGCCCAACGAGGAAGACTTCACCACCATCTACCACGAGCTGGGCCACGTGTATTACTACCTGGCCTACAACAAGCTGCCGCCGCTGTTCCAGACCGGCGCGCACGATGGCTTCCACGAGGCGATCGGCGACACGATGGTGCTGGCGATGACGCCGGATTACCTGAAGTCGATCGGCATGGTCGGCGAACAGCAGCAGACCAACGAAGCGCTGATCAATGCGCAGATGCGCATGGCGCTGGCGAAGGTGTCCTTCATGCCGTTCGGGCTGATGATCGACCGCTGGCGCTGGGGCGTGTTCGACGGTTCGATCAAGCCGGCCGACTACAACAAGGCCTGGTGGGACCTGAAGGCGAAGTACCAGGGCGTGGCGCCTGCGACCGCGCGCGGCGAAGACTTCTTCGATCCGGGTGCGAAGTACCACGTGCCGGGCAACACGCCGTATACGCGCTACTTCCTCTCGCACGTGCTGCAGTTCCAGTTCTACAAGGGCCTGTGCGACGCGGCCGGCTACAAGGGCCCGCTGTACAACTGCAGCTTCTACGGCAACAAGGCCGCGGGCCAGAAGTTCTGGGCGATGCTCGAGAAGGGCGCCGGCCAGCCGTGGCAGGCCACGCTGAAGGAGCTCACCGGCGGCGAGAAGATGGACGCCGGCCCGGTGCTGGAGTACTTCGCTCCGCTGCAGGACTGGCTGAAGCAGCAGAACGAAGGCCAGACCTGCGGATGGCCGGCCACCGCGCCCGCCGCTGCGGCGGCGCCGGCCAAGCCCTGA
- the minE gene encoding cell division topological specificity factor MinE, with amino-acid sequence MGLFDFLKAKKNTAETAKNRLQIIIAQERSSRGAPDYLPLLRRELLEVIKKYVNVDVDAVKVDLIKDGDHDVLDISVALPEGNT; translated from the coding sequence ATGGGCCTGTTCGATTTCCTCAAGGCGAAGAAGAACACCGCCGAGACCGCGAAGAACCGCCTGCAGATCATCATCGCGCAGGAGCGCAGCTCGCGCGGCGCGCCCGACTACCTGCCGCTGCTGCGCCGCGAACTGCTGGAAGTGATCAAGAAGTACGTCAACGTCGACGTCGACGCGGTCAAGGTGGACCTGATCAAGGACGGCGACCACGACGTGCTCGACATCTCCGTGGCGCTGCCGGAAGGCAACACCTGA
- the minD gene encoding septum site-determining protein MinD, with product MAEIIVVTSGKGGVGKTTTSASIACGLARRGKKVAVIDFDVGLRNLDLIMGCERRVVYDFVNVTQGEATLKQALIKDKRFETLYVLAASQTRDKDALTKEGVEKVLKDLSDDGFEFVVCDSPAGIEKGAFLAMYFADQAIVVVNPEVSSVRDSDRILGLLDSKTRRAENGEPLKANLLLTRYNPARVEGGEMLSIKDVEDVLGLKTLGVIPESGDVLNASNKGEPVILDLESPAGQAYDDTVARLLGEDRPLRFTTLEKKGFFSKLFGG from the coding sequence TTGGCTGAAATCATCGTAGTCACGTCCGGCAAGGGCGGCGTCGGCAAGACCACCACCAGCGCGAGCATCGCCTGCGGACTGGCGCGTCGCGGCAAGAAGGTCGCGGTCATCGACTTCGACGTCGGCCTGCGCAACCTCGATCTCATCATGGGCTGCGAGCGCCGCGTGGTGTACGACTTCGTCAACGTCACCCAGGGCGAGGCCACGCTGAAGCAGGCCCTCATCAAGGACAAGCGCTTCGAGACGCTGTACGTGCTGGCCGCCTCGCAGACGCGCGACAAGGACGCGCTGACGAAAGAAGGCGTGGAAAAAGTGCTGAAGGACCTGTCCGACGACGGCTTCGAGTTCGTCGTGTGCGATTCGCCCGCCGGCATCGAGAAGGGCGCCTTCCTGGCGATGTACTTCGCCGACCAGGCCATCGTGGTGGTCAACCCGGAAGTCTCCTCCGTGCGCGACTCCGACCGCATCCTGGGCCTGCTGGATTCCAAGACCCGCCGCGCCGAGAACGGCGAGCCGCTGAAGGCCAACCTGCTGCTGACCCGCTACAACCCCGCGCGCGTCGAAGGCGGCGAGATGCTCAGCATCAAGGACGTGGAGGACGTGCTGGGCCTGAAGACGCTCGGCGTGATCCCGGAGTCCGGCGACGTGCTGAACGCCTCCAACAAGGGCGAACCGGTCATCCTCGACCTGGAATCGCCGGCCGGCCAGGCCTATGACGACACCGTTGCGCGCCTGCTGGGCGAAGACCGCCCGCTGCGCTTCACCACCCTGGAGAAGAAGGGTTTCTTCAGCAAGTTGTTCGGAGGTTGA
- the minC gene encoding septum site-determining protein MinC, with amino-acid sequence MTRTHMDYEQAGELKIGQVGIANLRIRTLDVDQLVREMRERVERAPKLFGRAAVIVDFGGLARMPDTATAQSLIDGLRGAGVLPVALAYGSRETEVLAEQLGLPLLAKFRAQYESGSPAPASAAPPRPAAAEPAPAKAAPAAKAVETKPGLVQKTPVRSGQQLYAENRDLTVLSTVGAGAEVISDGSIHIYGALRGRALAGARGNADARIFCREFHAELVAVAGHYKVMEEVPKELRGKAVQIWLDQDQLKIVAQD; translated from the coding sequence GTGACCCGGACGCATATGGACTACGAACAGGCCGGCGAACTGAAGATCGGCCAGGTGGGCATCGCCAACCTCCGCATCCGCACCCTCGATGTCGACCAGCTCGTCCGCGAGATGCGCGAGCGCGTCGAGCGCGCGCCGAAGCTGTTCGGCCGTGCGGCCGTCATCGTCGACTTCGGCGGCCTGGCGCGCATGCCCGACACGGCGACGGCGCAGTCGCTGATCGATGGCCTGCGCGGCGCCGGAGTGCTTCCGGTGGCGCTGGCGTATGGTTCGCGTGAGACCGAGGTGCTCGCCGAGCAGCTCGGCCTGCCGCTGCTGGCCAAGTTCCGCGCGCAGTACGAATCCGGCTCGCCAGCGCCCGCGTCTGCCGCGCCCCCGCGACCGGCCGCCGCCGAGCCCGCGCCGGCGAAGGCCGCGCCTGCCGCCAAGGCGGTCGAGACCAAGCCGGGCCTGGTCCAGAAGACGCCGGTCCGCTCGGGCCAGCAGCTGTACGCCGAGAACCGGGACCTGACCGTGCTCAGCACCGTCGGCGCCGGCGCGGAGGTCATCTCCGACGGCTCCATCCATATCTACGGCGCGCTGCGCGGCCGCGCCCTCGCCGGCGCGCGCGGCAACGCCGATGCGCGCATCTTCTGCCGTGAATTCCATGCCGAACTGGTCGCCGTCGCCGGCCACTACAAGGTGATGGAGGAAGTACCCAAGGAACTGCGTGGCAAGGCCGTGCAGATCTGGCTGGACCAGGACCAACTCAAGATCGTCGCGCAGGACTGA